In Kaistella sp. 97-N-M2, the sequence GCCCTGGATAAATTTGATATTTGCTTAAATAGAATGTAGACAGCAAAGCGTTTGGGCAATCACCTAACGAATTTGCCCAAATTCTTTTATATTTCCTAATTCCAAATTGGAGTATAACAATAATTTTTTTGTAACTTTAAAATTCAAAATAGAAAGAATTATGGAAAGAGAAACAAGAGTGTCTGTATTTGAAAGCGAAAAACCTTCAGAAATTCAGTTAATAAAATCGAAACTGGATGCGGAAAACATTTCCAATTTTTTGAACGATAAGTATATGTCTTTCACTACAACACCTACTGCAAGCACCATGAAATTAATGGTAAATCTGCAGGACGAGCAAAAAGCCTTTAAAGTCATCGACGCTTATTTGCAGAAGAGCGATTTAGATCTTAAAGATAACCTCCAAAATTAATTTCATATTTTTTAAATTTTACGTTTTACAGAAATCGAAATCTTGCAGAAGATTTCGATTTTTTTATGGTTGTTACCGTGATGAAGTTAGTCGTATCGCCTTCGCAATAAAAATCTGCGGCTTAGCTGTGTTCGGGTTTCAATTTATCTTTCATCATTTTAATAAACACGGATGGTTTTAAATCGAACTTTCTGCTAAAGTTTGCCGAGAAATTTTCGGCACTGGAAAATCCTGCAATTGCAGCCAGTTCTTTCACATCCATATTAAGATATTTAACATCACTTTTTAAATGATCGATGATATAATTTAAGCGCAGATCGCTAATATACAGCGCGAAATTTTTCCCTTTATAGGTATTGATGATTTTCGAAAAGTAGGTTGAATTTGTTCCAAGCTCTTCACTCAAAGATTTTTGGGAAATCTGGGTGTCGAGATATTTATTTTCGTTTTCAAAAATTTCGAGCTGCTTCAGAATGTTTTCCACGAACAAAGGATTAAGACCTGCAATTTTATTATAAAATTCGTAGTCGGTTTTTTGCTGATCTTCGTAATCGGCCGAATCTGGAGTTGGTTTAACTTCATCCAGATGTTTTGCATCGCTTTGCTGCGCAAATATTTCATCGAACCGTTTTTTATAATTTTGTTTTTCCCTATAAATCTGTAACCCAAAGAATAAAAATCCTCCAACCAGGATCAAAAATACGGCGATGAAAATGATTCGCTGCGTTTCTAAAGTATTTTCGATCCGGTTTTTCTCGGCGACGAGCTTTTTCGTATCGTATTCCTTAACAATTCTTTGATAAAGATATTTGTAATTTTTCTCGTAGGATCTGTCCAGAAACATCAGTTTATTAATATACTCCAGCTGTTTGGCCGTATTGCCTGTGGAATTATAATATTTTATCAATATCTCGTAGGCTGACCTGAACTGAGGATCCAGTTTTTTAGTTTTATCGTAATGTTTATCGATTTCCTCTAAATATTTGATGGCGAGTTTCTTTTTACCCGTGTTCCAGTAGGAGAGACCTAAGTAGAAAACTTCCGTATTGTGGTCCCACTGATCATTATATAACCTTATAGCCTCAGAGAGTTTTGCGATGGCAGTGTCGTAATCTTTTGAATAATAGGCATTGGTACCTTCCGATGAAATAAAATATGGTATATATTGAGGTAATTGGTTGTCTTTTAAGTAATTAAACGCTTCCTTTAAGAGGGACTTATTTGCCGTGAATTTTCCTAATTTTGTATTGGAGTCGATAAGGCTCATTAAGGAATAGATGTAGTACATTTCATAATTTTTGCCTAAAGATTTTGTACTATTCAAATTTTCTTTAAAAAACTTAAGACATATTATAAGTTCTTTATTGGCATCTTCGTACTGCCCCAGATATATTTTGTTTTGAGCAATATAATAGATGGTCTTATTAAAGATATAGTCATTCCCCGAATTTTGAGATAATTTATTGGCCACCAAAATATCATCGAGTGCCTTTTCATAAAATTCTTCGGACATGCTAATATTACCTCGATTAAGGTAGGCATCAATTAAATTTTTATTTAGTTTTGATTTTTTACTGGTAATTAACGCGCTGTCTGCGTATCTAATATTCGAAGGGTAACCAGTAGACATACTGGCATAGCGATAAGCATAAAATAATGCTTCATTATTTTTATCTTTCTTAGATTTCTCTATATAAAAATTTATTAGTTCCCACATTTTTGTAGGATCATTACTGTACGAATCTATTTTTTTTTCAATCTCTTCATTGCTCAAATTGGAATTTGACACACCTTGAGCATGAAATATTGTAAAAAAGTTGACAGTTAAAAGGAAAAGGAGGGAGAAAATATATTTCAACTTCATAAAACCGTAATAAAATGATTGTTAGGGAGATAAATCATTTTTCATCATTCGTTTTACAATAATACTGCTTATTTTTTTAAAATCCTGCATATAATTTACAAAATTCCTGTCATTTTTTATAAAGTAAGGGTTGGTTTTATTGCTTTGTAGGGGTGTACAGTGATACATTTGTAAAAATAAAACGAATGAAAAAATTAGCACTTATCGCTTCAGTAGTTTTTACTACACTTACATTAAATTCATGTAGAGAAGCAGACGAAGTATTTTCCCCGGAAGAAACAGCAACTTTACAAAGAGTACAGGATTCTTCCAATAATGTAAAGGCCAAAAATACAGATAATAATATAAGCACGGAGAATAATAGTTCTCAAACTTCAAACCTTGAAGGAGAGATTGCGCCCCCACCTAAAAAATAACCCCCTAAACTAAATATTTTTTTTTCATCATTTGTGTTGGTTCTTCCGCGATTTGTTCGCGGAAGAATCTTTTTATGCCT encodes:
- a CDS encoding DUF2007 domain-containing protein, coding for MERETRVSVFESEKPSEIQLIKSKLDAENISNFLNDKYMSFTTTPTASTMKLMVNLQDEQKAFKVIDAYLQKSDLDLKDNLQN
- a CDS encoding helix-turn-helix domain-containing protein, producing MSEEFYEKALDDILVANKLSQNSGNDYIFNKTIYYIAQNKIYLGQYEDANKELIICLKFFKENLNSTKSLGKNYEMYYIYSLMSLIDSNTKLGKFTANKSLLKEAFNYLKDNQLPQYIPYFISSEGTNAYYSKDYDTAIAKLSEAIRLYNDQWDHNTEVFYLGLSYWNTGKKKLAIKYLEEIDKHYDKTKKLDPQFRSAYEILIKYYNSTGNTAKQLEYINKLMFLDRSYEKNYKYLYQRIVKEYDTKKLVAEKNRIENTLETQRIIFIAVFLILVGGFLFFGLQIYREKQNYKKRFDEIFAQQSDAKHLDEVKPTPDSADYEDQQKTDYEFYNKIAGLNPLFVENILKQLEIFENENKYLDTQISQKSLSEELGTNSTYFSKIINTYKGKNFALYISDLRLNYIIDHLKSDVKYLNMDVKELAAIAGFSSAENFSANFSRKFDLKPSVFIKMMKDKLKPEHS